Proteins encoded together in one Amblyomma americanum isolate KBUSLIRL-KWMA chromosome 1, ASM5285725v1, whole genome shotgun sequence window:
- the LOC144115220 gene encoding uncharacterized protein LOC144115220 — protein MPRELFNELLIAEVAKRPLLWDMKDNNFRNRAWKEALWEEVGDALRKNYATVTTEEVMNRWKNLKDTFRKKIKDEADSKRSGAAAGIKSSWPYMQQMEFLRDTVETRRSFCNLAPTDLSVGSAELHMASPVSNEKEPETPLDELEAIFGGPGYTEGSEAGLLPAPTQSTSAVPLRGIKRQKKRQAIQEAERELHSVRNAITSLRPMDASSHFLLSLKPQMDATPPHMLMHLKMELLHVCEQYSQGQYPTDMAVRVPHE, from the exons ATGCCTCGCGAACTTTTCAATGAACTGCTAATTGCGGAGGTTGCAAAGCGGCCACTTCTGTGGGACATGAAAGACAACAACTTTCGAAACCGGGCTTGGAAAGAAGCCCTTTGGGAAGAAGTCGGAGACGCCCTGCGCAAGAACTACGCCACCG TGACAACGGAAGAGGTGATGAACCGATGGAAAAATCTCAAAGATACTTTTAGGAAAAAGATAAAAGATGAAGCTGACAGTAAGAGGAGTGGGGCAGCAGCTGGCATTAAATCGTCGTGGCCCTACATGCAGCAGAtggagttcctcagggacacCGTCGAAACAAGACG GAGCTTCTGCAACCTGGCGCCAACTGATTTGTCGGTTGGCAGCGCAGAGCTGCACATGGCCAGCCCTGTGTCCAATGAAAAGGAGCCAGAGACGCCTCTGGACGAGCTTGAGGCAATATTTGGAGGACCAGGCTACACAGAGGGCAGTGAAGCCGGGCTACTTCCAGCGCCAACCCAAAGCACAAGTGCTGTTCCCTTAAGGGGAATAAAACGGCAAAAAAAGCGGCAAGCAATTCAAGAGGCAGAGCGAGAACTACACTCAGTAAGAAACGCCATTACGTCCCTCAGGCCTATGGACGCCTCAAGCCACTTTTTATTATCTTTAAAACCACAGATGGATGCCACTCCGCCACATATGCTCATGCATTTAAAAATGGAGCTGTTGCATGTATGTGAACAATACAGTCAAGGTCAATATCCAACTGACATGGCTGTGAGAGTACCACATGAGTaa